A single region of the Halorubrum depositum genome encodes:
- a CDS encoding universal stress protein: MSADTNTTHVETTDVDAAGTADPTATSETAVPNAVDDASDPTRSVPDSTGSARSPSVFDRVLVVTGDDEAGRAAVDAGLDVAAAHGATVDALYVVDTSEHWDVVVERRERTGEALVEDAAARGEALGVDVEKRFRYGAPHEEVLDFADAHDADLIVVGSARRTGLDRLVRPETLPVRVQRGAAAPVMIVGADD; this comes from the coding sequence ATGTCCGCCGACACCAACACCACCCACGTCGAGACCACCGACGTCGACGCCGCCGGCACCGCCGATCCGACCGCCACCAGCGAGACCGCCGTCCCGAACGCGGTAGACGACGCGAGCGATCCGACGCGCAGCGTACCCGACTCGACCGGGTCGGCGCGGAGCCCCTCCGTCTTCGATCGCGTGCTCGTCGTCACGGGCGACGACGAGGCCGGCCGCGCCGCGGTCGACGCGGGACTCGACGTCGCCGCCGCTCACGGCGCGACCGTCGACGCGCTGTACGTCGTCGACACCAGCGAGCACTGGGACGTGGTCGTGGAGCGCCGCGAGCGCACGGGCGAGGCGCTCGTCGAGGACGCCGCGGCCCGCGGCGAGGCGCTCGGCGTCGACGTCGAGAAGCGGTTCCGCTACGGCGCTCCCCACGAGGAGGTGCTCGACTTCGCCGACGCCCACGACGCCGACCTGATCGTCGTCGGCTCCGCGCGCCGCACCGGGCTCGACCGGCTCGTCCGCCCCGAGACGCTTCCCGTCCGGGTCCAGCGCGGCGCCGCCGCGCCCGTGATGATCGTCGGCGCCGACGACTGA
- a CDS encoding DNA adenine methylase, producing MAEPILKWAGGKRQLLDELYARFPASYGRYHEPFLGGGALFFDLEPADATVNDANPRLVNFYERVRDEPEALIERLEAFDDPDADPDPSLPFHEETPRGREVESYYYQQRARFNRRPYEGEFDPSAEAALLLYLNRTCYNGLYRENADGGFNVPVGRYANPDWVQRDRIRCASDVLANATIRNGDFAYVLDAAEPGDLVYFDPPYEPMSATASFNEYSAEGFDREDQRRLLDVAGELDDAGVRLVVSNSGVMYEAYADAGFRVEIEDATRAINSDADNRDAVDEIVATNVPPEERRETPQRELSGF from the coding sequence ATGGCCGAGCCGATCCTGAAGTGGGCCGGCGGCAAGCGCCAGCTGCTCGACGAGCTGTACGCTCGGTTCCCGGCCTCCTACGGCCGCTACCACGAGCCGTTCCTCGGCGGCGGCGCCCTCTTCTTCGATCTGGAGCCCGCGGACGCGACGGTCAACGACGCGAACCCGCGGCTGGTCAACTTCTACGAGCGGGTGCGCGACGAGCCGGAGGCGCTGATCGAGCGGCTGGAGGCGTTCGACGACCCGGACGCCGACCCGGACCCGTCGCTGCCGTTCCACGAGGAGACGCCCCGCGGCCGCGAGGTGGAGAGCTACTACTACCAGCAGCGCGCGCGGTTCAACCGGCGCCCCTACGAGGGCGAGTTCGACCCCTCAGCGGAGGCCGCCCTCCTGCTGTACCTCAACCGGACCTGCTACAACGGCCTCTACCGCGAGAACGCCGACGGCGGCTTCAACGTCCCTGTCGGTCGATACGCGAACCCGGACTGGGTCCAGCGCGACCGGATCCGCTGCGCGAGCGACGTGCTCGCGAACGCGACGATTCGCAACGGCGACTTCGCGTACGTCCTCGACGCCGCCGAGCCCGGCGACCTCGTCTACTTCGACCCGCCGTACGAGCCGATGAGCGCGACCGCGAGCTTCAACGAGTACAGCGCCGAGGGGTTCGACCGGGAGGACCAGCGCCGGCTGCTCGACGTCGCGGGCGAACTGGACGACGCGGGCGTCCGGCTCGTGGTGAGCAACAGCGGCGTGATGTACGAGGCGTACGCCGACGCGGGGTTCCGCGTCGAGATCGAGGACGCGACCCGCGCGATCAACAGCGACGCCGACAACCGCGACGCGGTCGACGAGATCGTCGCGACGAACGTTCCTCCGGAGGAGCGGCGCGAGACGCCGCAGCGCGAGCTCTCGGGCTTCTGA
- a CDS encoding abortive infection protein, whose product MVRSPASPSRSNVPFWTTVAVAALYLPASIAARALVEPEYAAAIAWLPRSVVAVAGTSIGTLLAAALWLPVAGGFLYAFATELATMRSRTAWSPPDKGYLVLAAGSLLAHPLTGLPFVFLVVAGYTLHRTLRVR is encoded by the coding sequence ATGGTCCGCTCGCCGGCCTCGCCGTCGCGGTCGAACGTCCCCTTCTGGACGACGGTCGCGGTCGCGGCGCTGTACCTGCCGGCGTCGATCGCCGCCCGCGCGCTCGTCGAGCCGGAGTACGCGGCCGCGATCGCGTGGTTGCCCCGCTCGGTCGTCGCGGTCGCGGGCACGTCGATCGGGACGCTCCTGGCGGCGGCGCTGTGGCTCCCCGTCGCGGGCGGCTTCCTCTACGCGTTCGCGACCGAACTGGCGACGATGCGGAGTCGCACCGCGTGGTCGCCACCGGACAAGGGGTACCTCGTCCTCGCGGCCGGTTCGCTGCTGGCACACCCGCTCACGGGGCTCCCGTTCGTGTTCCTCGTGGTCGCCGGCTACACGCTACACCGGACCCTGCGGGTGCGGTAG
- a CDS encoding L-lactate permease, translating to MLPVNPIYAGLAALPLLLLLFTLVVLRWRAHEAASVGMFSAAAVALTAYGMPVEALSVASAKGVWDAVFVLYVILPALVFYHVIERADGFEALRTRIKSFTDNELFLVLAFGWVFVSFMQSISGFGTPIVVVAPLLLALGVKPVYSVAIPLIGHAWANTFGTLGVAWLALVQVTEMQSVAVTALALAALLWIPNLIAGFSIAWIYGRMDAVRYAAPMILIVSLIHGGGQLAAVTVIPPEFANFFAATVGLLALGPLAMWDRYAAATDAIEKRLVMTEDLSPAASADGDGTGAVADGGVATPADAVGPDDDLMSLRLAALPFAVLAAVAFVTAVVTPLGDALGSLRVGLSFPEIATGLGVVTEAAAPYSPFAPLSHPGTFLLVSALAAFLAYRRGGYYESAASRVDGERSAFTRAVLATAIPASIAVISFLVMAKLMDHSGQVLVLAEGTASVATPNSYGFLSPLIGSLGAFMTSSNTASNILFGGLQQQTAAQLGGISEALILGGQSAGGAIGNAISPGNVILGTTAAGIVGREGDVLRVTIPWVAAVAALVGLAIVLLNAAGLLGVA from the coding sequence GTGCTGCCAGTTAACCCGATCTACGCCGGGCTGGCGGCGCTGCCGCTGCTGTTGCTGCTGTTCACGCTCGTGGTGTTGCGGTGGCGCGCCCACGAGGCGGCGTCGGTCGGGATGTTCTCGGCGGCCGCGGTCGCGCTGACCGCGTACGGGATGCCGGTCGAGGCGCTCTCGGTTGCGAGCGCGAAAGGGGTGTGGGACGCGGTGTTCGTCCTCTACGTGATCCTCCCGGCGCTGGTGTTCTACCACGTCATCGAGCGGGCGGACGGCTTCGAGGCGCTGCGCACCCGGATCAAGTCGTTCACCGACAACGAGCTGTTCTTAGTACTCGCGTTCGGCTGGGTGTTCGTCTCGTTCATGCAGTCGATCTCCGGGTTCGGGACGCCGATCGTCGTCGTCGCCCCGCTGCTGCTCGCGCTCGGCGTGAAGCCGGTGTACTCGGTCGCGATCCCCCTGATCGGCCACGCGTGGGCGAACACCTTCGGCACGCTCGGGGTGGCGTGGCTGGCGCTGGTGCAGGTCACGGAGATGCAGAGCGTCGCGGTCACGGCGCTCGCGCTCGCCGCCCTGCTGTGGATCCCGAACCTGATCGCCGGCTTCTCGATCGCCTGGATATACGGGCGGATGGACGCGGTGCGGTACGCCGCCCCGATGATCCTGATCGTTTCGCTAATCCACGGCGGCGGCCAGCTCGCCGCGGTGACCGTCATCCCGCCGGAGTTTGCGAACTTCTTCGCGGCGACGGTGGGGCTGCTCGCGCTCGGGCCGCTCGCGATGTGGGACCGGTACGCGGCCGCGACCGACGCGATCGAGAAGCGGCTCGTGATGACCGAGGACCTGAGCCCCGCCGCGAGCGCCGACGGAGACGGGACCGGGGCGGTCGCCGACGGCGGCGTGGCGACGCCCGCCGACGCGGTCGGTCCCGACGACGACCTCATGAGCCTCCGGCTCGCGGCGTTACCGTTCGCCGTGCTCGCCGCAGTCGCGTTCGTCACCGCGGTCGTGACCCCGCTCGGCGACGCGCTCGGGAGCCTGCGAGTCGGTCTGAGCTTTCCCGAGATCGCGACCGGGCTCGGCGTCGTGACCGAGGCGGCGGCGCCGTACTCGCCGTTCGCGCCGCTGTCGCACCCGGGGACCTTCCTGCTCGTGAGCGCGCTGGCCGCGTTCCTCGCGTACCGGCGCGGCGGCTACTACGAGAGCGCCGCGTCGCGCGTCGACGGGGAGCGCTCGGCGTTCACGCGGGCGGTCCTCGCGACCGCTATCCCGGCGTCGATCGCGGTGATCTCCTTCCTCGTCATGGCGAAGCTGATGGACCACAGCGGTCAGGTGCTCGTCCTCGCGGAAGGGACCGCGAGCGTCGCGACCCCGAACTCCTACGGGTTCCTCTCGCCGCTGATCGGCTCGCTCGGGGCGTTCATGACGTCGAGCAACACGGCGTCGAACATCCTGTTCGGGGGGCTCCAGCAGCAGACGGCGGCCCAGCTCGGCGGAATCTCGGAGGCGCTGATCCTCGGCGGGCAGAGCGCCGGCGGCGCCATCGGCAACGCGATCTCGCCGGGCAACGTCATCCTCGGTACGACCGCGGCCGGGATCGTCGGCCGCGAGGGCGACGTCCTCCGGGTGACGATCCCGTGGGTCGCCGCCGTCGCCGCGCTGGTCGGGCTCGCCATCGTCCTGTTGAACGCCGCGGGGCTGCTGGGGGTGGCCTGA
- a CDS encoding DUF456 domain-containing protein, translated as MALSGAELAVALLVVWTASSFVPLVPSGVLAALTVVGYAYTTGFAEPGFTVLVALVLVSLLASAVELVSGMVSGRLGGAPTRTIAVGTVVGVALLFVMGPIGLVVGLGGTVFLDSLRQDPGETRVAVRRSAYAVIGVLAGPFVQAVILAGVTVAFALSVL; from the coding sequence ATGGCGCTCTCCGGGGCCGAACTCGCGGTCGCGCTGCTCGTCGTCTGGACGGCCAGTTCGTTCGTCCCGCTCGTGCCGAGCGGCGTCCTCGCGGCGCTGACCGTCGTCGGCTACGCGTACACCACCGGCTTCGCCGAGCCGGGCTTCACCGTTTTGGTGGCGCTCGTGCTCGTCTCGCTGCTGGCCTCCGCGGTGGAGCTGGTATCGGGGATGGTCTCCGGACGGCTCGGCGGCGCGCCGACGCGGACCATCGCCGTCGGCACCGTGGTCGGCGTCGCGCTGCTGTTCGTGATGGGGCCGATCGGCCTCGTCGTCGGGCTGGGCGGCACCGTCTTCCTCGACAGCCTCCGCCAGGACCCCGGCGAGACGCGCGTCGCCGTCCGCCGGTCGGCTTACGCGGTGATCGGCGTCCTCGCCGGCCCGTTCGTACAGGCTGTCATCCTGGCCGGCGTCACCGTGGCGTTCGCGCTCTCGGTGTTATAA
- a CDS encoding universal stress protein, translating into MTDLDIDLVLVPVDGSEESHEAVDYAIAVAAEYGASVHALYVLDEDVVRAIDRGAVDESDVADDTEAFTDSVARRAEAAGVPHSNSMAYGFSTTVKTVHPGSVVLDTAEEIESDFIVVPREPVSGDPGEVLGKAAEYVLLYASQPVLSV; encoded by the coding sequence ATGACCGATCTCGACATCGACCTCGTCCTCGTTCCCGTCGACGGGAGCGAGGAGTCCCACGAGGCGGTCGACTACGCGATCGCGGTCGCCGCCGAGTACGGCGCGAGCGTCCACGCCCTCTACGTGCTGGACGAGGACGTGGTCCGCGCCATCGACCGCGGCGCGGTCGACGAGAGCGACGTCGCCGACGACACCGAGGCGTTCACGGACTCCGTCGCGCGGCGCGCGGAGGCCGCCGGGGTCCCCCATAGCAACTCCATGGCGTACGGCTTCTCGACGACGGTGAAGACGGTCCATCCCGGCAGCGTCGTCCTCGACACGGCCGAGGAGATCGAGTCCGACTTCATCGTCGTCCCGCGCGAGCCCGTCTCCGGCGACCCGGGCGAGGTGCTCGGGAAGGCCGCCGAGTACGTCCTCCTCTACGCGAGCCAGCCGGTCCTGTCAGTCTGA
- a CDS encoding NAD(P)/FAD-dependent oxidoreductase, translating into MTDIGIVGAGAGAAAAAFVVDETAPEADVTVLEKSGGVCGRAATRRRDELTYDYGANYLKSDDERVVELITETLDDEGLVDVTEPVYTFDADGAVSPGRDADGHKWSYRRGLTQIAKRLFGRTDATVHRRTRVETVRRAGERWELDDADGETWGPFDVLLLNPPAPQTAELLRDAEWESPIRGALVDAVGDVAYRSVWTAVLRYPFAVDLPYYGLVNTDKEHAVGWISREECKAGHVPDGETLLVVQANDEWSVERYDDDPAANVADLAGHAAAIVGDERLADPAWTDHQGWRYALPEGGVDRGPIDSARREDLHLLGDWVAGEGRLHAAIANGLDAGERVVHGL; encoded by the coding sequence ATGACCGATATCGGCATCGTCGGCGCCGGCGCGGGCGCGGCCGCCGCGGCGTTCGTCGTCGACGAGACGGCGCCGGAGGCGGACGTGACCGTGCTCGAGAAGTCCGGCGGGGTCTGCGGCCGCGCGGCGACCCGTCGCCGCGACGAGCTGACGTACGACTACGGCGCGAACTACCTGAAGTCCGACGACGAGCGCGTCGTCGAGCTGATCACGGAGACGCTCGACGACGAGGGGCTCGTCGACGTCACCGAGCCGGTGTACACCTTCGACGCCGACGGCGCGGTGTCGCCCGGCCGCGACGCCGACGGGCACAAGTGGAGCTACCGGCGCGGGCTCACCCAGATCGCCAAGCGCCTCTTCGGGCGGACCGACGCGACGGTCCACCGCCGGACCCGCGTCGAGACCGTCCGGCGGGCCGGCGAGCGGTGGGAGCTCGACGACGCTGACGGCGAGACGTGGGGACCGTTCGACGTCCTCCTCCTGAATCCGCCGGCGCCGCAGACCGCCGAGCTCCTCCGGGACGCCGAGTGGGAGTCGCCGATCCGCGGGGCGCTCGTCGACGCCGTGGGCGACGTGGCGTACCGGTCGGTGTGGACCGCGGTGCTCCGTTACCCCTTCGCGGTCGACCTGCCCTACTACGGGCTCGTCAACACGGACAAGGAGCACGCGGTCGGCTGGATCTCCCGCGAGGAGTGCAAGGCGGGGCACGTCCCGGACGGCGAGACGCTGCTCGTCGTCCAGGCGAACGACGAGTGGTCGGTCGAGCGTTACGACGACGACCCGGCCGCGAACGTCGCCGACCTCGCGGGGCACGCCGCCGCGATCGTCGGCGACGAGCGGCTGGCCGACCCGGCGTGGACCGACCACCAGGGGTGGCGCTACGCGCTCCCGGAGGGCGGCGTCGACCGCGGGCCGATCGACTCCGCCCGGCGGGAGGACCTCCATCTGCTCGGCGACTGGGTCGCCGGCGAGGGGCGGCTCCACGCCGCCATCGCGAACGGGCTCGACGCGGGCGAACGCGTCGTGCACGGGCTGTAG
- a CDS encoding MFS transporter, whose product MGDEDGDGGVAADEGDPADADRSDLVGDGDPAPDSVGDDPAVDESDGGVDYAGRASSILGFSRWWQIVAAAGMMAAVSPYQYVWSSIEQPLAQSLDIALPALGAVFSFYVVFQSLSQFPAGKWRDSRGPGALTFLAALLAGGGYIGLAYATAVWQLYLLYSLGAVGVGIVYTVAVNTAVKWFPDRTGLTTGIGTMAFAGGSALVVPYVRANATVAAYGDVLRNVGVGILVVTLVGAYLLRDPPDDWLGLEDREDDGNDDGLAASLRGRAYTTREMLSTWQFWLLYAMFVAMAGADLIVIANVVRFAEQFGLAAVVATAAATLLPVAAGVSRMVLGEASDRFDRKKVMAASFVLAGVFRLALIAAGRAEAGIAFVALVMAAMFFSSPLFVYFPSVIADYYGARNSSGNYAVLYTAKVGGGVFAGTVTGYLVASFGWVPTFALGGGLAIAAGLAALVLRPPSGSGMETETPTAAD is encoded by the coding sequence ATGGGTGACGAGGACGGCGACGGCGGCGTCGCCGCCGACGAGGGGGATCCGGCCGACGCCGACCGGAGCGATCTCGTCGGCGACGGCGACCCCGCGCCGGACTCCGTCGGCGACGACCCCGCGGTCGACGAGTCGGACGGCGGGGTCGACTACGCCGGCCGGGCGTCGTCGATCCTCGGCTTCTCGCGGTGGTGGCAGATCGTCGCCGCCGCGGGGATGATGGCCGCCGTGAGCCCCTATCAGTACGTCTGGTCGTCGATCGAGCAGCCGCTCGCCCAGAGCCTCGACATCGCGCTGCCGGCGCTCGGCGCGGTGTTCTCCTTCTACGTCGTCTTCCAGTCGCTCTCGCAGTTCCCCGCCGGGAAGTGGCGCGACAGCCGCGGGCCCGGGGCGCTCACGTTCCTCGCAGCGCTTCTGGCCGGGGGCGGGTACATCGGGCTGGCGTACGCGACCGCCGTCTGGCAGCTCTACCTGCTGTACTCGCTCGGCGCGGTCGGCGTGGGGATCGTGTACACGGTCGCGGTGAACACCGCGGTCAAGTGGTTCCCCGACCGCACGGGGCTGACGACGGGTATCGGCACGATGGCGTTCGCGGGCGGGAGCGCCCTCGTGGTGCCGTACGTGCGCGCGAACGCGACCGTGGCGGCGTACGGCGACGTGCTCCGGAACGTCGGGGTCGGCATCCTTGTCGTCACGCTCGTCGGCGCGTACCTCCTGCGGGACCCGCCGGACGACTGGCTGGGCTTAGAGGACCGCGAGGACGACGGGAACGACGACGGGCTCGCGGCCTCCCTCCGCGGGCGGGCGTACACGACTCGCGAGATGCTGTCGACGTGGCAGTTCTGGCTGCTGTACGCGATGTTCGTCGCGATGGCCGGCGCCGACCTGATCGTCATCGCCAACGTCGTCCGCTTCGCCGAGCAGTTCGGGCTGGCGGCGGTCGTCGCGACCGCAGCGGCGACCCTGCTGCCCGTCGCCGCCGGCGTCTCGCGGATGGTCCTCGGTGAGGCCTCGGACCGCTTCGACCGCAAGAAGGTGATGGCCGCCTCCTTCGTGCTCGCCGGGGTGTTCCGCCTCGCCCTGATCGCCGCCGGACGCGCCGAGGCCGGGATCGCCTTCGTTGCGCTGGTGATGGCCGCGATGTTCTTCTCCTCGCCGCTGTTCGTCTACTTCCCGTCGGTGATCGCCGACTACTACGGCGCGCGGAACTCCTCCGGCAACTACGCGGTCCTCTACACCGCGAAGGTCGGCGGCGGCGTCTTCGCCGGCACCGTCACCGGCTACCTCGTCGCCTCGTTCGGCTGGGTCCCGACGTTCGCGCTCGGCGGCGGCCTCGCGATCGCCGCGGGACTGGCGGCACTCGTCCTCCGCCCGCCGAGCGGTTCGGGAATGGAGACCGAGACGCCGACGGCGGCGGACTGA
- a CDS encoding DUF7260 family protein: protein MPTTTGGSDGSRAPVDDAREALRIERRRTVDEREAFRAFRARVESIPTETVAPVGSAGRPSPTDRTDLTRAPGSGGDGGAPPGSGLAAVRDAYAETVMSVPHYEEEYDDTYERSVAAELGRELAYALTRGSGYHPEYERALFDAIDGAIEERDRLGERLRVEADSIDRAGSRLAAVRREIASLDAVVPDGDFGALDASRARAGVLVEDCDRIAARRQRVLAEHERGLRLDGDAVDLPTYLYQSTDATYPVLAAVGSVGDRLDDLTRRTERAIARVG from the coding sequence ATGCCAACTACTACCGGCGGATCGGACGGGTCCCGAGCGCCCGTCGACGACGCGCGGGAGGCGCTCCGGATCGAGCGACGGCGCACCGTCGACGAGCGCGAGGCCTTCCGGGCGTTCAGGGCCCGGGTAGAGTCGATCCCGACGGAGACGGTCGCGCCGGTCGGATCGGCCGGGAGGCCGAGTCCGACGGACCGCACCGACCTCACCCGCGCACCGGGCTCCGGCGGCGACGGCGGCGCGCCGCCCGGGTCGGGGCTCGCGGCGGTCAGGGACGCGTACGCGGAGACGGTGATGTCGGTGCCGCACTACGAGGAGGAGTACGACGACACCTACGAGCGCAGCGTCGCGGCGGAGCTCGGTCGGGAGCTGGCGTACGCGCTCACCCGGGGCTCAGGCTATCACCCCGAGTACGAGCGGGCCCTGTTCGACGCGATCGACGGCGCGATCGAGGAGCGCGACCGACTTGGAGAGCGGCTGCGGGTCGAGGCCGACTCGATCGACCGGGCCGGCTCGCGGCTCGCGGCGGTCCGGCGAGAGATCGCGTCGCTCGACGCAGTCGTCCCGGACGGCGACTTCGGCGCGCTCGACGCGAGTCGCGCTCGCGCCGGCGTCCTCGTGGAGGACTGCGACCGGATCGCCGCGCGCCGCCAGCGCGTGCTCGCGGAGCACGAGCGCGGGCTCCGACTCGACGGCGACGCCGTCGACCTCCCGACGTACCTGTATCAGTCGACCGACGCGACGTACCCCGTCCTCGCGGCGGTCGGATCGGTCGGCGACCGGCTCGACGACCTCACGCGGCGGACCGAGCGCGCCATCGCGCGGGTCGGGTGA
- a CDS encoding DUF63 family protein encodes MAGAIPFLPAGTTLPPLPYLVAVLLAAGAVGVALRRRPPRVTGRHVLALAPWMALGSAAHVLYVVDALPPALAPLAGSPTVYLTVGALAGASWLALASAPTERVPTLLAGAGALLLAPVVGAALATGISPVGAKWSTVSLAATVPIAAAVWVGLTRLRPETAVTGGVGALAVFGHALDGVSTAVGTTQLGFGERTPVSRILLEFEWIPPVPVLGEGWVFLLVKLAVASAVVWLFAEYVRERPPEGYLLLGLVAAVGLGPAAHNLLLFAVAG; translated from the coding sequence ATGGCCGGCGCGATTCCGTTCCTCCCCGCGGGAACGACTCTCCCGCCGCTCCCGTACCTCGTCGCCGTCCTGCTCGCCGCCGGCGCGGTCGGCGTCGCGCTCCGCCGGCGCCCGCCGCGGGTCACCGGTCGCCACGTGCTCGCGCTCGCGCCGTGGATGGCGCTCGGCTCCGCGGCCCACGTGCTGTACGTCGTCGACGCGCTCCCGCCCGCGCTCGCGCCGCTCGCCGGCTCCCCGACCGTCTACCTCACGGTGGGAGCGCTCGCGGGCGCGTCGTGGCTCGCGCTGGCGTCCGCTCCGACCGAACGCGTCCCGACGCTCCTCGCCGGCGCCGGCGCGCTCCTCCTCGCCCCGGTCGTCGGGGCCGCGCTCGCGACCGGAATCTCCCCCGTCGGCGCCAAGTGGTCGACCGTCTCGCTCGCGGCGACGGTCCCGATCGCCGCCGCGGTCTGGGTCGGTCTGACGCGGCTGCGCCCCGAAACCGCGGTCACCGGCGGAGTTGGCGCGCTCGCGGTGTTCGGCCACGCGCTCGACGGCGTGTCGACCGCGGTGGGGACGACCCAGCTCGGCTTCGGCGAGCGCACGCCGGTCTCCCGGATCCTCTTGGAGTTCGAGTGGATCCCGCCGGTCCCGGTGCTCGGCGAGGGATGGGTGTTCCTGCTCGTGAAGCTCGCGGTCGCGAGCGCCGTGGTCTGGCTGTTCGCCGAGTACGTTCGGGAGCGCCCGCCGGAGGGGTACCTCCTCCTCGGCCTCGTCGCCGCCGTCGGCCTCGGGCCGGCCGCGCACAACCTCCTGCTGTTCGCGGTCGCCGGGTGA